The sequence below is a genomic window from Flavobacterium sediminilitoris.
TATAATCATGATAATATGATAATTGATACAAAACGATATTACTATTCTAAATTAAATGAGCTTAATACTTCTTCTGGTATAATTGGGCTACAGCCATTTTATGCCAGTATAATGAGATGGAGAGAGGCCGTTATGAATGATGGATCACCTGCACCAATTGGCTTTCGAGAATTTTCTGATTTAGTAGTTTCTTCTAGTTCTTTAAATAATATGTATGTTAATGGAAATAACATCTATTATTCTTATGTAACCATCAGTTATGGAGGCAATAATTTTGAAAACGGAGCAGAAGAAAAACAATTTATGATTAATAAAGACTATTTTGGGAAAACGATATACAATAGTGATGATATTTCTGGAGCTCCATTTACTAATTTTGGATGGAATAACGGCTTTGAAATTGAATCGAAAAGTTATACCAAAAAAGGAAGTAATTTTTATCTATTAAAAAAACAATCCAACAACTATTTTCTTGACGAGACTAAGACTGTTGAATTAATCAACTTTGCTACTCGAAAAAAATATGATGAAATCCTAGAAGGCCCAGCTGTATACACGTGTAATTCGACTGATGTTACAACAAGATATCCTATAAAAACCTGTACAACAAATCATAATCACATAAGATATGTAGGGAGTTGGCATTGCATTGTGCCTGGAGCGAACAATGTTACTTCTTATATAAATCACCCTTGTTATGGCAGAAATGTAGGAGATTTAATCCCTTATTACGACAGATTGGACAATGCTGACATTGTTGAATACAAGAATATATCTTACCGATTTTATTTAAAAAATAAAACATCAACAGACTATTTTTATGACACTTCAAACAATCTAGTTGGCCAAGTTGAAAATACGATTATTAATTCACATAATAGCCCTAATCATCTTCAACAAACAACACAAACTATAATAACCAGTTCACCAGAAGAAACGTTAGAAACCAAATATTCTTATGCCCATGAACAAAGTAATCAAGCATTAATTGATAAAAACATGATTGCTATTCCATTAAAAACAGAAATAAAAAGAAATGGAGTTGCCCTTTCTTCTCAAGAAACCCAATATAGAGACTGGGGCAATGGTATAATAGCGCCTGAAATTATAAAAACAGCCAAAGGAGCTGCAACAGCGGAAGACAGAATAAAATACAATGCACTAGACAACACCACAGGTAATCCACTAGAAGTGCAGCAAGAAGGCGGACAACCCATCACCTATATTTGGGGCTATAACAAAACGTTGCCTATTGCTAAAATAGAAAATGCCACCTATGCCCAAGTGCAACCATATGAAGTTAATTTGCAAACTCTTTCTAATGGAACAGATGAGGCAAGTTTAATAACGGCTTTAAATAATTTGAGAACAGTTTTACCCAATGCGATGATAACCACCTATACACACAAACCACTTATAGGTGTAAGCACTATGACCGATTCTAAAGGGAATTTTGTACGATATCATTATGATCCTTTTAACCGATTGGAATTTGTAACGGACAAAGATGATAAGGTAGTAAGCGAAAACAAGTATCATTATAAGAATTAGAAAACTTTATAATTGACCAATATGGGTGTAATTAAATAATGCTATTTACATGCTCAATATTTTTCTTTCTTGGAACGATAACAGAAAAGAAAAATGGTTGAAAAATGAGGTTAAAAAAATAAAATAAATCATCCCGCTCGATGGACACTCCTCCAAAGGAGGGGAATGCAAAAAAGACAACTATATAGTTATGAAAAAAATAATATACCTATTAACCCTAATCCCCTTTCTTGCTTTAGGACAAAGTACCGATCAAAACTGGGTGAAAACCATTACGTACAAACAACCCACTGCAACTCCGATTCCAGATCCTGATGTAAGTGTTGCCACTGTACAAGTGAGTTATTTTGATGGATTGGGAAGACCTATTCAACAAGTAGCCCACCAACAATCGAATTCAGGAAAGGACATTGTAACCCATATAGAATATGATGAATTTGGCAGACAAACCAAAGAATATCTGCCTTATGTGAACACGACGTCTAATTTAAATTACGATCCGACTGCCCAAGCTTCAGTAATGAATTTTTATGGCATACTCGATCCTTCAAAAACAGGTAATCCTGCTTTTGATATTACAGGCAATCCATACAGCGAAAAAGAACTAGAAGCTTCCCCACTAAACCGAGTATTCAAACAAGCTGCTCCAGGTGATCCTTGGGCAATGGGACAAGGTAAAGAAATAAAATTTGAATACGGAACGAATATAGGAACAGGAAATGGAGCTGTAAAATTATACAAAGCCAATGCGACATGGAATGCTGCCTTAGGCTTATACACCATTAGTCCTCAAGACTTAGGGTATTATGCCGAAAATCAACTATACAAAACCATTACCAAAGATGAAAACTGGAAATCGACACAAACTCATCCAAGGGACAATACCACTGAAGAATACAAAGACAAAGAAGGACAAGTGGTATTAAAACGTACTTTTAATAATGGCAATCCACACGAAACCTATTACATTTACGATCAATTTGGTAACCTTACCTATGTGATTCCACCACTAGCAGAAGGCATTGCCAGTCAGGCTAATTTGGATAATTTAGGGTATCAATACAAATACGACCATCGCAACCGATTAGTAGAAAAGAAACTACCGGGTAAACAATGGGAATTTATTGTTTATGACAAACTAGACAGACCTGTAGCTACCGGACCTGCTTTTATACCTGATGGTGGAACAATCGTAGGCTGGATGATAACGGAATATGATGTTTTTGGAAGAGTAATCCAAACGGGTTGGAAACAAATGACTGTTACGGCATCTGAAAGAGCCGCAAAACAAAATAGTATAAACACTGGAAGTAATCCTTTCGTTTTCGCTGGAGATGACCTTATCTTAACCAAAAATTATTATGATAATTATTCTTATCCAAATGCTCCAAATCCTGTACCAACGCAAGTGGAAGGTCAGACTATTGCTACCAATGTAAAAGGCTTACCAACCGGTTCATGGGTAAGGGTGATGGACAATGCCAACTCAAATGCAGCAGAAACCAGCTATACTTTGTACGATGATCGTTATAGACCTGTGCGTTCGTATACATCTAACCATTTAGGTGGATTTACACAAGTAGATTCTAAACTCGATTGGGCTGGAAAAACCGAATATACCATTACCACCCATAAATACGATACGAACGCTACAGTACTAACGGTTACCAATCGTTTTAGCTATTCCCCACAAGACCGTTTAACCCAACACAAACAACAAATAAACAGTCTGCCAGAACAGCTTATCACCCAAAACACCTATGATGAACTAGGACAATTGATTAGTAAAAAAGTAGGTGGAACCAATGTAAGCCCAAGTGCTACAGGACTACAAAAAGTAGATTATACCTACAACGTGAGAGGCTGGCTGAAAAGCATTAATGATGTCAACGATATTGCCACTGAAAAGGATTTGTTTGCTTTTAAAATTAGTTATAATGATCCAACAAATGCTTCAAAAGCGTTATTCAATGGGAATATTTCAGAGACTTTTTGGAAAACAAACAGTGATAATACTTTAAGAAAATATGAATATTCTTATGATAATCTAAATCGATTGTTAGACGCGAACTATTCAAAAGCAGGAGGAGCAGCAACAGCACCTGATGCTTATAAAGAAGCTTTGACCTACGATAAAAATGGAAATATTATAACTCTAAATAGGTACAGCGCTACCGATAGTCCTGATTATGCATTTCACATAGACAATTTAGAATATTTCTATGATTTGGAAAAGCGAAATCAATTAGTAAAAGTTATTGATTATGAAGCAAACCCACAAGGTTTTAAAGATGGTATTAATACCGACAACGATTATACTTATGATAACAATGGAAACTTAACAAAAGACAAAAACAAAGACATAACGGCTATTGTCTATAACTATTTGAATTTGCCTGTTAAAATAGTTGTAGGCACCAATACTATTACCTATATTTACAATGCAACAGGACAAAAAGTAAGCAAAATAGTGAATGAAGCAACCAACATAACCCAAACCAATTATTTAGCAGGAGGTTTTCAATACAAAAACAATGTATTGCAATTTTTCCCACATGCTGAAGGCTATGTAAAACATGAAGCAAATAATTACAGCTATGTTTTTAATTATACTGACCATTTAGGAAACGTAAGAGTCAGTTATTCAGATATAGATAAAAATGGTAGTTTAGGGGGTGAATTAAATGTTGAAAGTTGTGAAACTCATTATGACAGAAATGGTAATCCATATACTATTTGCAATACTTATTTTACAGACTCAATACTAGAAGAAAATCATTATTATCCTTTTGGACTGAAACATACTGGATATAATATGAATAATTCTCAACCTAATTACCAGTATAAGTATAACCATAGAGAGTGGCAAGGTGAATTAGGACTGAATGTTACTGCAATGGACTTCCGTCAATACGACCCAGCGATAGGTAGATTTAATGTAATAGATGTGATGACCGATATTATGCCTTCATTATCTCCTTATCGTTTTGCATTTAATAATCCTATTTTATGGAATGATCCTTCAGGAATGTTAGAAGGTACTGATCCAGAAACTGATCCTACGATTATTTTAAAGGAAGTTGTAGTTACAGGAAAATCAAAGAAAGAAAGTTTAGCAACAAGACCTGCAAATTTTACTTATAATTTGATCGACTGGAGTAGTGTTGATAACAATAAAAGACCTACACTTGAGCAGTATAATAAACATAATGGTACAAATTATCAATCTTTTGATGATTATTATTACAATGAGCATTATAAGCCTGCTTATAATCAAATGATTGGAGATATACATGGAGCCACTGGTCAAGCTGCTACAGTTGTTGGAGTAGTCGCAGCAACTTTAGTAGGGACAGCTTTAATATTACCTGTATTAGTTGCTGCTGCACCTACAGCTCAGTCTTTTATTGCAGCAGAACTCACAGGATATACTACTATAACAGGAAAAACAATTGTAACAGGTATGGCTTCAAATGCACTATCACAAGGCATTGCTAATGGAGGGGATGTATTAGAAATAAATGTTATAGAAGTAGGTTCGTCTGCTATTCCAGGTGTTGGCCCAACTATAATTGGAGAAACATTTAATTTAAAAGCTGGTGATATAATGAATGGTAATTTTACTCCTACTACACCACAAAGTTTTGATCATGCTCTACTTCAAATTGGTGGGGGACTTCTGAGCAATTATTCAGGTAATAAAATTGATAATTTTACTACAGGAAATACTGTAGAATCTGTATACAAAGAAGTATTGAAATTTACTATTGAAACAGGTTCAAATGTTGCACCAGGATTAGCAGATAAATAATATTAATTTTATGAAAAAGCATATTTATAAATTTATCATTCTGGGATTTCTATTAGTTTTAGGATATTTAGTATTTAAAGGTTACAATTATAAAAAAGAAATAAATGAGAACAGCAAAACCACAATAGCTAAATTTTTGCACTATAAGAATTTTCCTAAAACAAAAAAGTATTATTTTAAATATTTTGTAAATGAAAAACGCTTTGTAAATTCTTATGGTCAAACACAAAAAGGATTTCACAAGAACAAAGGTAAATTCTATAGTATTAAATACTCTAAAAACGATCCTAATAAAATTATAGTAAATTTTGACAAAGAAATCACAGATACGGTTGCTATATTAGAAGCTGGATTTTCTATAGAAGATATAGAGTGATAGTGTTAATAGTATAAAAAAACCAGTTCTATTTGAACTGGTTTTTTTATTACATCATATTTATTTTAGCTGACTTTATAAAATGGTCAACGGTGGTAAGTAAACAATCTCTATCTTTTTCGGGTAGTGTAGCAATATCCTGAAATCGTTTTAACATTAAAGGGTCTTTGAATAAATCACTTTGTTCGTTTTCTCCTAAAAGATACCCTACTGAAGTATCTAATATATGGGCTAATTTTTTAGCAGCCCCCACGCTGGCGCAAGCATCTTGCTTGTGCCCACAAAGTAAATAAAGCAAAACCACTCTGTAAAAAGGGGTAATGTTTCAAAGTTAGTGACACCTATTTTTATAGTTATTAATCCATTGAGAAACAAAGTTTAATTGAAAAAAAGCATAGAAAAGGAACGCAATATTGCGTTCCTTTTTGTATTATATAAAGCCTTAAAACGAAGAAAACAATAAAAACTAAGACCTTGTGTGTTAAAGTTAGTGATGCGTTTTTTACTTATGAAAATAGTTGTAGGCACCAATACTATTAGCTATATTTACAATGCAACAGGACAAAAAGTAAGCAAAATAGTGAATGAAGCAACTACCATAACCCAAACCAATTATCTAGCAGGAGGTTTTCAATACAAAAACAATGTATTGCAATTTTTCCCACATGCTGAGGGCTATGTAAAACATGAAGCAAACAATTACAGCTATGTTTTTAATTATACCGACCATTTAGGAAACGTAAGAGTCAGTTATTCAGATATAGATAAAAATGGTAGTTTAGGGGATGAATTACAATACTATTGTAAGCCTAGAGTCCCTTCAAATTGTATAGAGTATTTTACAAGCTCAATATTAGAGGAAAATCATTATTATCCTTTTGGACTGAAGCATTCAGGATATAATATAAATAATTCTCAACCTAATTATGCATATAAATATAATGGAAAAGAATTGCAAAGTGAATTAGGACTTGACCTTTACGATTATGGAGCTAGAAATTATGACCCTGCACTAGGTAGGTGGATGAACATTGACCCACTTGCGGAGAATAGTAGAAGATGGACACCATATAACTACGCTTATAACAATCCTATGTATTTTGATGATCCTGACGGGATGCAAGCAGACCATGATTATAAATATGGTACAGATGGTCAAATAACTTTAGCAAAAAAGACAGAAGATAAAACAGACAGATTAATAGCTGAAAATGGAGATGTTATTGCTGATAATATTGATCAAAGAATATTAAAAGATAATATAAATATATCTGAAAATGGTTTGTTGATTGATGGATTAGACAAAAATGAAGATGTTGATTTAAATGCAAGAGTTGGAGATTTAATGACTAAAGTATCTCTTTATGAGCAAAAAGAAATTAGTTGGGGGTTCTTTGGAGAAAATAAAGGAAATGGGGCGCAAATTGTTGTTTATAGTTATAAAGATAATAACTATAATACTAGTGAAGCTGTGCCAAGCACCTTTGGTAGTGATTATTCATT
It includes:
- a CDS encoding DUF6443 domain-containing protein; protein product: MKKIIYLLTLIPFLALGQSTDQNWVKTITYKQPTATPIPDPDVSVATVQVSYFDGLGRPIQQVAHQQSNSGKDIVTHIEYDEFGRQTKEYLPYVNTTSNLNYDPTAQASVMNFYGILDPSKTGNPAFDITGNPYSEKELEASPLNRVFKQAAPGDPWAMGQGKEIKFEYGTNIGTGNGAVKLYKANATWNAALGLYTISPQDLGYYAENQLYKTITKDENWKSTQTHPRDNTTEEYKDKEGQVVLKRTFNNGNPHETYYIYDQFGNLTYVIPPLAEGIASQANLDNLGYQYKYDHRNRLVEKKLPGKQWEFIVYDKLDRPVATGPAFIPDGGTIVGWMITEYDVFGRVIQTGWKQMTVTASERAAKQNSINTGSNPFVFAGDDLILTKNYYDNYSYPNAPNPVPTQVEGQTIATNVKGLPTGSWVRVMDNANSNAAETSYTLYDDRYRPVRSYTSNHLGGFTQVDSKLDWAGKTEYTITTHKYDTNATVLTVTNRFSYSPQDRLTQHKQQINSLPEQLITQNTYDELGQLISKKVGGTNVSPSATGLQKVDYTYNVRGWLKSINDVNDIATEKDLFAFKISYNDPTNASKALFNGNISETFWKTNSDNTLRKYEYSYDNLNRLLDANYSKAGGAATAPDAYKEALTYDKNGNIITLNRYSATDSPDYAFHIDNLEYFYDLEKRNQLVKVIDYEANPQGFKDGINTDNDYTYDNNGNLTKDKNKDITAIVYNYLNLPVKIVVGTNTITYIYNATGQKVSKIVNEATNITQTNYLAGGFQYKNNVLQFFPHAEGYVKHEANNYSYVFNYTDHLGNVRVSYSDIDKNGSLGGELNVESCETHYDRNGNPYTICNTYFTDSILEENHYYPFGLKHTGYNMNNSQPNYQYKYNHREWQGELGLNVTAMDFRQYDPAIGRFNVIDVMTDIMPSLSPYRFAFNNPILWNDPSGMLEGTDPETDPTIILKEVVVTGKSKKESLATRPANFTYNLIDWSSVDNNKRPTLEQYNKHNGTNYQSFDDYYYNEHYKPAYNQMIGDIHGATGQAATVVGVVAATLVGTALILPVLVAAAPTAQSFIAAELTGYTTITGKTIVTGMASNALSQGIANGGDVLEINVIEVGSSAIPGVGPTIIGETFNLKAGDIMNGNFTPTTPQSFDHALLQIGGGLLSNYSGNKIDNFTTGNTVESVYKEVLKFTIETGSNVAPGLADK
- a CDS encoding RHS repeat domain-containing protein, with the protein product MKIVVGTNTISYIYNATGQKVSKIVNEATTITQTNYLAGGFQYKNNVLQFFPHAEGYVKHEANNYSYVFNYTDHLGNVRVSYSDIDKNGSLGDELQYYCKPRVPSNCIEYFTSSILEENHYYPFGLKHSGYNINNSQPNYAYKYNGKELQSELGLDLYDYGARNYDPALGRWMNIDPLAENSRRWTPYNYAYNNPMYFDDPDGMQADHDYKYGTDGQITLAKKTEDKTDRLIAENGDVIADNIDQRILKDNINISENGLLIDGLDKNEDVDLNARVGDLMTKVSLYEQKEISWGFFGENKGNGAQIVVYSYKDNNYNTSEAVPSTFGSDYSLDYGNHTHTDLLNGGGSSTPSRDDMENANARKGNFVWGRKGVSQYNENGKIIQPNGSDLIRDYRKDRMKSVYDMNYIKKTLKWKKEFTSSK